One genomic segment of Synechocystis sp. LKSZ1 includes these proteins:
- a CDS encoding PAS domain S-box protein, with amino-acid sequence MSLQSALIRNPLTVSPATPVREAIGLMYQGEGSSTSPLPLTYPLDCVVVVADNQQVVGLLTERDVVRLWAQRQLLDDLAVGQAITGPVLTLRESALTDSAAALALLQQNRVRHVPIVDDQGRLVGLVTTESLQQASQTQCVLDLQQNSQRFREAQRIAKVGSWELDLLSNRLYWSEEVFRIFEVDPSQFDASYETFLNLVHPDDCTMVDEAYRRHLQYHQPYSLVHRLLMADGRIKYLQEHCETHYAEDGSPRLSRGTVQDITAQTEAEWERQQAVQALAQLNQDLEEQVIQRTQELTDKEAKYRGLMECAADAIMLGNLQGYILEVNQKAAILLGYSSAELTTLHFSQLHPPEELPKVTTIFRKAAEQLSASSSPDVLIFQRRDGSMVPVEFTCALIKSHGEFLLQGIFRDISERQAMEQALRASEAKYRQIIETAQEGVWIIDAEAKHQFGNAALLKMLGRTAEEMAGRSLLDFFAPELHPHIQELLARRQAGIAEVNEVPLLRADGSVVWTLASATPLFDEAGQYIGTMALLADITDRKLAEATLQAENNFRRLILENLTEGLCVCQACPDYPFVQFTVWNPQMEVITGYTQAEINERGWYQTLYPDPEAQARAMARMTAMRQGDHIQSEEWTIRHRDGSDRILAITTSLLLGPEDGTHVLAVMKDVTEQKQAQQLLQHNNQLLQGITQAQAQFITAQNRLEIFEGLLTLLLDMTDSEYGFIGEVLFRDDGIAVMEESFLKIRGVPYLKTHSITNIAWDEVTQKFYEENYEQGMEFTNMNTLFGAVIMTGRPVIANSPSTDPRRGGIPEGHPPLKAFLGLPFFSGDTLIGMVGVANRPGGYTLKLVETLQPLLVTCSNLIEGYRENRRRRQAEVIIHQQAEREALLRQISQRIRQSLDLQVIFDTACQEICQALQADRVGIFKFYPDAHYNDGEFVAESPITEWPSVLAVRVHDHCFGENFSSLYAQGRYYAADDIENNGLEPCHSAILTQFGVRANLVLPLQYRQQLWGLLCIHQCSAPRQWQTSEIALVQQLANQLSIAIYQASLYDQAQMELLERQRAEAQLASQLRQQQALATITQLIHQEALELPQILVTVTQQVREALKGDRVIVFRLYPDGRSQIVEESVVDGLPRLRDRHWPDEVWSQEILDCYWQGQPRIVPDVMDDTWTDCLVEYSLEGQIQSKMVAPILQEITPPESHRWVAPQANNKLWGVLVIHACTEKRVWLDSEARLLQQVANQVGIAIHQANLFEQLQQELGERQRVQSQLLERNEQLAITNTELERATRLKDEFLANMSHELRTPLNAVLGMTEGLQEGIFGLINDKQLKALRTVESSANHLLSLINDILDVAKIESGQVSLDYSVTSIEQLCYSSLAFVKQQALKKQIRLETNIPPRLPAITIDEIRMRQVLLNLLTNAVKFTSEGGRVKLAVSVLLSDPGTLPYLRLAITDTGIGIAPENIAKLFKPFVQIDSALNRKYTGTGLGLALVKQIVELHGGRVGLTSELGVGSCFTVDLPYRAASSIANSGNIGLENEAALSFLETGALESARGPLILLAEDEPANVITISSYLEAKGYRLICANDGREALELALAHPPDLVLMDVQMPEMDGLEAIRKMRQQASLCNIPIIALTALAAEGDRERCLAAGADDYLSKPVRLKQLDSTIKALLGS; translated from the coding sequence ATGAGTTTACAATCTGCCCTAATTCGGAATCCGCTCACTGTCTCGCCAGCAACCCCTGTCCGCGAAGCCATTGGCCTGATGTATCAAGGGGAAGGGTCATCTACATCTCCTCTGCCATTAACCTATCCCCTAGACTGTGTGGTAGTCGTGGCCGACAATCAGCAAGTGGTGGGCCTGTTGACGGAACGGGATGTGGTGCGTTTGTGGGCGCAAAGGCAGTTGTTGGATGACTTGGCAGTGGGCCAGGCCATAACTGGGCCCGTCTTGACCCTACGCGAATCGGCCTTAACCGATAGTGCGGCGGCCCTCGCGTTACTGCAACAAAACCGGGTGCGGCATGTGCCCATTGTGGATGACCAGGGCCGACTCGTGGGACTCGTAACGACGGAAAGCCTCCAGCAGGCCTCCCAAACGCAATGTGTCCTAGATCTCCAGCAGAATAGTCAACGCTTTCGGGAAGCCCAACGCATTGCCAAAGTCGGCAGTTGGGAACTGGATCTTCTGAGCAATCGCCTCTACTGGTCGGAGGAAGTTTTTCGCATTTTTGAGGTTGATCCGTCGCAATTTGACGCATCCTATGAAACTTTTTTGAATTTGGTGCATCCAGACGATTGTACTATGGTTGACGAAGCCTACCGTCGCCACCTCCAATATCACCAACCCTATAGCCTGGTGCATCGTCTGCTGATGGCGGATGGCCGGATTAAGTACTTGCAGGAACATTGCGAAACCCACTATGCCGAGGATGGCTCTCCCCGGCTCTCTCGCGGAACAGTGCAGGACATTACGGCTCAAACAGAAGCGGAATGGGAGCGTCAGCAGGCCGTCCAAGCCCTGGCTCAACTCAACCAAGACCTTGAAGAACAAGTTATCCAGCGCACCCAAGAACTGACGGACAAGGAGGCGAAGTATCGAGGCTTAATGGAGTGTGCCGCCGATGCCATTATGTTGGGCAATCTCCAAGGCTACATCCTGGAGGTCAATCAAAAAGCAGCAATACTATTGGGCTATTCCTCGGCAGAACTTACTACCCTACACTTTAGCCAACTGCATCCACCGGAAGAGCTACCGAAGGTTACTACAATTTTTAGAAAAGCCGCTGAACAACTCTCTGCTTCATCCTCCCCCGATGTTCTTATCTTTCAGCGACGTGATGGCTCTATGGTACCGGTAGAATTTACCTGTGCTCTGATTAAGAGCCATGGAGAATTCTTGTTGCAGGGTATTTTTCGGGACATTTCCGAACGACAAGCCATGGAGCAGGCCCTGCGGGCCAGTGAGGCCAAGTATCGCCAGATTATCGAAACGGCCCAGGAGGGTGTTTGGATTATTGATGCGGAAGCGAAGCACCAATTTGGCAATGCGGCCCTGTTGAAAATGCTGGGCCGAACCGCAGAAGAGATGGCCGGCCGTTCCCTGTTGGATTTCTTTGCCCCGGAACTGCATCCTCACATTCAAGAACTGTTAGCGCGGCGACAGGCCGGCATTGCGGAAGTCAATGAAGTGCCTCTCCTGCGGGCAGACGGGTCAGTGGTCTGGACTCTGGCCTCGGCGACGCCCCTTTTTGATGAAGCAGGCCAGTATATCGGAACCATGGCTCTGTTGGCAGACATCACCGATCGCAAGTTGGCCGAAGCAACCCTCCAGGCAGAAAACAACTTCCGTCGTTTGATTTTGGAGAATCTGACGGAGGGATTATGCGTGTGCCAGGCCTGCCCCGATTATCCCTTTGTACAGTTCACCGTCTGGAATCCCCAGATGGAGGTGATAACGGGCTATACCCAGGCGGAAATTAACGAACGGGGCTGGTACCAAACCCTCTACCCCGATCCAGAAGCGCAGGCCCGGGCCATGGCCCGGATGACCGCCATGCGCCAGGGTGATCATATTCAATCGGAAGAATGGACGATTCGCCACCGGGATGGCTCGGATCGGATCCTGGCCATTACCACGTCGCTCCTACTTGGCCCAGAAGATGGGACTCATGTTCTAGCTGTGATGAAGGATGTTACCGAGCAAAAGCAGGCCCAACAATTACTCCAACACAATAATCAACTACTTCAGGGCATCACCCAGGCCCAAGCCCAGTTCATTACGGCCCAGAACCGCCTCGAAATCTTTGAAGGCCTTTTGACCTTGCTTCTCGACATGACCGATAGCGAGTACGGTTTTATTGGCGAAGTCTTGTTCCGGGATGATGGAATCGCCGTGATGGAGGAGAGTTTCCTCAAAATCCGGGGCGTCCCCTACCTCAAGACCCACAGCATTACCAATATTGCCTGGGATGAGGTAACCCAAAAATTCTACGAAGAAAACTACGAACAGGGCATGGAATTCACCAATATGAATACCCTGTTTGGGGCGGTAATTATGACGGGCCGACCTGTGATCGCTAATAGTCCCAGCACCGATCCCCGTCGAGGCGGCATTCCCGAGGGCCATCCTCCCCTCAAGGCCTTTTTAGGCCTGCCCTTCTTTAGTGGCGATACCCTGATCGGCATGGTCGGGGTGGCCAATCGGCCCGGTGGCTATACTCTAAAACTGGTTGAGACTCTCCAACCGCTGTTGGTGACCTGTAGTAACCTGATCGAGGGCTATCGGGAAAATCGACGGCGACGCCAGGCCGAGGTCATTATTCATCAACAGGCCGAGCGAGAGGCTTTACTGCGACAAATCAGCCAGCGGATTCGTCAGTCCCTCGATCTCCAAGTTATCTTTGATACGGCTTGTCAGGAAATTTGCCAGGCCCTCCAGGCCGACCGGGTGGGGATTTTCAAGTTTTATCCGGATGCTCACTACAATGATGGGGAGTTTGTGGCGGAATCCCCGATAACGGAATGGCCCTCTGTCTTAGCGGTGCGGGTTCATGACCATTGTTTTGGTGAAAACTTTTCCTCCCTTTATGCTCAGGGACGCTACTACGCCGCCGATGATATTGAAAACAACGGCTTAGAACCTTGCCATAGCGCTATTTTGACCCAGTTTGGTGTCCGGGCCAATCTGGTTTTGCCCCTACAGTACAGACAGCAATTATGGGGACTCCTCTGTATTCATCAATGTTCGGCTCCCCGTCAGTGGCAAACTTCAGAGATTGCTTTAGTGCAACAACTGGCCAACCAATTGAGTATTGCCATCTACCAGGCCAGTCTTTATGACCAAGCTCAGATGGAATTGTTAGAGCGGCAACGGGCCGAGGCCCAGTTAGCGTCCCAACTCCGTCAGCAACAGGCCCTGGCCACCATTACCCAACTGATCCACCAAGAGGCCCTGGAACTACCCCAGATCCTCGTCACGGTTACTCAGCAAGTGCGAGAGGCCCTGAAGGGCGACCGGGTGATTGTCTTCCGGTTATACCCCGACGGCCGTAGTCAGATTGTGGAGGAGTCGGTGGTCGATGGCCTGCCGCGCCTCCGTGACCGCCATTGGCCCGATGAAGTGTGGTCTCAAGAGATTTTGGATTGTTACTGGCAGGGCCAACCCCGCATTGTCCCCGATGTCATGGATGATACTTGGACAGATTGCCTGGTTGAGTATTCCCTAGAAGGGCAAATTCAGTCCAAGATGGTTGCCCCCATTTTGCAGGAAATCACCCCGCCGGAAAGTCACCGCTGGGTGGCCCCCCAGGCGAATAACAAACTGTGGGGCGTTCTGGTCATCCACGCCTGTACCGAAAAACGGGTCTGGCTAGACAGCGAGGCCCGACTCTTGCAACAGGTGGCCAACCAAGTGGGGATTGCGATTCACCAGGCAAATCTTTTTGAGCAATTACAACAGGAATTGGGAGAACGCCAACGGGTGCAATCTCAACTGCTGGAGCGTAACGAGCAACTCGCCATAACCAATACTGAGCTAGAACGGGCTACCCGTCTCAAGGATGAATTTTTAGCCAATATGAGTCATGAACTGCGGACGCCCTTAAATGCGGTTTTGGGTATGACGGAGGGCCTGCAGGAAGGTATTTTTGGACTCATTAATGACAAGCAACTCAAGGCCCTGCGGACTGTCGAGAGCAGTGCCAATCACCTCTTGTCTCTGATTAATGACATTCTGGATGTGGCCAAAATTGAGTCGGGACAGGTCAGCCTCGACTACAGTGTCACCTCGATTGAACAACTATGCTATTCCAGTCTCGCCTTTGTTAAACAGCAGGCCCTGAAAAAACAGATTCGCCTGGAAACCAACATTCCTCCCCGTTTGCCGGCCATCACCATTGATGAAATCCGTATGCGGCAAGTGTTGCTGAATTTGCTCACCAATGCCGTGAAGTTCACCTCCGAAGGCGGTCGGGTGAAGCTAGCTGTTTCCGTTTTACTTTCAGACCCTGGAACGCTCCCCTATCTACGCTTGGCGATTACCGACACGGGGATTGGCATTGCCCCGGAAAATATTGCCAAACTCTTTAAACCCTTTGTCCAAATTGATAGTGCCCTCAACCGCAAATATACCGGCACGGGCTTGGGCCTGGCCCTGGTTAAACAAATTGTGGAACTCCACGGGGGCCGCGTTGGCCTCACCAGCGAGTTGGGGGTGGGCAGTTGTTTCACCGTTGATCTCCCCTACCGAGCGGCATCCTCCATCGCCAACTCAGGAAATATAGGCTTGGAGAATGAGGCGGCTCTCTCCTTCCTGGAAACTGGGGCATTGGAATCCGCCCGAGGGCCTTTAATTTTGCTAGCGGAAGATGAACCGGCCAACGTGATTACCATCTCCAGTTATTTAGAGGCCAAAGGTTATCGCCTCATCTGTGCCAATGATGGCCGGGAGGCCCTTGAATTGGCCCTGGCCCATCCGCCCGATCTCGTCTTGATGGATGTGCAAATGCCGGAGATGGATGGCCTAGAAGCCATACGAAAAATGCGTCAGCAGGCAAGCTTGTGCAACATTCCGATCATTGCCCTAACGGCCCTGGCTGCGGAGGGAGATCGAGAACGCTGTTTAGCGGCGGGGGCCGATGACTACCTGAGTAAACCCGTTCGACTCAAGCAATTGGATAGCACGATTAAGGCATTACTGGGCTCCTAA
- a CDS encoding PAS domain S-box protein, which produces MELTLADTVIREPIAVSPVITVREAIALMSGARSYGEVDSTTPTEAQQMMLEARASCVVVLDAQRVIGIVTEQDVVRLCAQQQCLDEISVGQVMTRSVQTLRESTMTDPLAVFSVLQQNHLRPLPVVDEQEHLLGLVTPATLQLALHPTALLNLQKQLQRERTVAHLATQIRASLSLQTILETAVEQIHQVIDCDRVYICQFGPDYAGVVVAESTHLAESLLGVRIFDTCFQQEVPHLYHEGYVRVVPDIYTMEIADCHRALLIRLHIRAKVLLPLFCREQLWGLLSVSESHSARDWQADEVDLLRNLATQLAIAIQQASTYEQLQLELQERQQREAQLRQLTQRLQEAQRIAHLGNWELDHRQNHLYWSEEVFRIFEIDPQQFGASYEAFLDLVHPEDRPVVNTVYENHLNNHQPYNLVHRLKMADGRIKYVREQCETRYSAEGTPLLSQGTVQDITQQRQAELERLLTAQALEQLNIELEDRVTQRTAELAEREARYRGLLEEAADAILLTDLQGNILEANQKAELLLGYPLAELTTLQVTQLHPPEELERVGSTFAEITQQQRTQVLDITCRRRDGGTVPVDITASVINLKGEVLVQGIFRDITERKQIELALRESQQFLQMVLDTVPIAVFWKDRASNYLGANRRFLQDAGLSSVAELIGKNDFDLLWGATEAKAYRADDCMVMEGGEAKLGIIETVSKSDNQIHWAETNKLPLRNLAGEVVGVLGTSQDITERKNAENSLRTQLAAIEAAVDGIAILQDDHFLYLNSAHVKMFGYEQAEELIGHSWHILYGPEELERFDREVNPSLLAHQSWQGEVTATRKDGTTFPEQLSLTISGDNILICVCQDISARKAAELALKESETRFRRVFASNVVGMMFTDFSGQIMDANDRFLQIIGRSRADLEAHRINWAEMTPPEYLEADQQVMAHLQRYGEISPWEKEYLRPDGSRVAVLLGIAMFSERDSRCVCVVLDISDRKQAEVERQQLSTRLELAAKSGTIGIWDWDISHDNLTWDNSMYELYGIVPHQFDNIYQAWLSRVHPEDQPRTHQAIQQALAGEKDYDPEFRVLHPDGNLRYIKAYGVVNRDAQGQPQRMIGVNYDVTEQKQAAQALQAAKEAAEYANRAKSEFLALMSHEIRTPMNAILGLTYLALQAEPPDPQQGYLSKIRVAAQSLLQIINDILDLSKIEAGKLELECIPFDLDEVLNQLTNILALKALEKGIELVFQVDKEVPQQLIGDSLRLRQVLMNLIGNGIKFTEVGGVRVSITVITAGPDTVKLRFEIQDTGIGIAPEQITKLFQAFTQADLSITRKYSGTGLGLSICKRLVTLMGGTLGVESEVNRGSCFYFEVTLGYIPSSQLLPAVAVLPDLEGLRSLVVDDNPLTRDTLEHILTSFSFRVTTASSGAEALAYLRQAHDDPYQLALIDWSMPEMDGLQTIRQIKSDPNLSALPHILMVTAYHQEVIRQQLTELGINILLPKPFNRSQLYNAILGSFGYAPPNPPKQAEDVSTDQYKTVLQGASVLVVEDNEVNQLIAQELLASVGIQVDLAASGEIALAKVQAHRYQAILMDIQMPNLDGLSTTRRIRNLSVEVGNLEQEYFATVPIIAMTAHAMKTDRAKSLAAGMNDHIAKPIDPQVLFHILVKWIAPETTWEDLLSAPVPDQPAALPFTVPGLAVATGLARVGGDSAVYERLLHRFCQSHHPTPEALQTALAVADREQLAYLVHTLKGSAGNIGAEDLFDQASSLEANLRNDAIPLSSLATSVLNLASRLQDLLRALATVLDQGDDAVSSEGSSPTISLSEVLSVLTEISDLLETDLPEGIARLDHLRQHRYDPVLQEHLQVIAGHLAEFDTDTAHTLIQSLVTDLKTDKR; this is translated from the coding sequence ATGGAGCTGACGCTGGCCGATACCGTTATTCGTGAGCCGATTGCCGTTTCCCCCGTAATCACTGTCAGGGAAGCTATCGCTCTGATGAGTGGGGCCCGCTCCTATGGTGAAGTTGACTCGACAACTCCGACAGAGGCCCAGCAGATGATGCTAGAAGCTCGGGCAAGTTGTGTGGTTGTCCTCGACGCCCAGCGGGTCATCGGCATTGTCACGGAACAGGATGTGGTGCGTCTCTGCGCTCAACAGCAATGCCTTGATGAAATATCGGTGGGTCAAGTAATGACAAGATCGGTACAGACCCTGCGGGAATCCACTATGACCGATCCCTTAGCAGTGTTTTCTGTACTCCAGCAAAACCATCTCCGCCCTTTACCCGTGGTGGATGAACAGGAGCATTTATTGGGCCTGGTAACTCCTGCCACCCTGCAACTGGCATTGCACCCGACGGCCCTGTTGAACCTCCAGAAACAACTGCAACGAGAACGAACCGTGGCCCATTTAGCCACTCAAATTCGTGCTTCCCTGAGCCTACAAACGATATTAGAGACTGCTGTTGAGCAAATTCATCAAGTGATCGACTGCGATCGCGTTTACATTTGCCAATTTGGGCCGGACTATGCCGGGGTGGTGGTGGCCGAATCCACTCATTTAGCCGAATCCCTGCTGGGAGTGCGGATTTTCGATACCTGCTTTCAGCAGGAGGTGCCCCATCTCTACCACGAGGGCTATGTGCGGGTCGTCCCAGACATCTACACCATGGAGATAGCTGATTGCCACCGGGCCTTACTCATTCGTCTGCATATTCGCGCCAAGGTGCTACTACCGCTCTTCTGTCGGGAGCAACTCTGGGGCCTGCTGAGTGTTTCCGAAAGTCATAGCGCAAGGGATTGGCAGGCGGACGAAGTGGATCTACTCCGCAACCTCGCCACGCAGTTGGCGATCGCCATCCAGCAAGCCTCAACCTATGAACAACTGCAATTGGAGTTGCAAGAGCGCCAACAAAGAGAAGCCCAACTACGTCAGCTCACCCAACGCTTACAAGAGGCTCAACGCATTGCCCATTTAGGCAACTGGGAACTGGATCATCGACAGAATCACCTCTATTGGTCGGAGGAGGTTTTTCGCATCTTCGAGATCGATCCGCAGCAATTTGGGGCCTCCTACGAAGCCTTTCTCGATTTGGTGCATCCCGAGGATCGCCCGGTGGTCAATACAGTCTATGAAAATCATTTGAACAATCACCAACCCTACAATCTGGTACATCGCCTGAAAATGGCTGATGGTCGTATCAAATATGTGCGTGAGCAGTGCGAAACCCGTTACAGTGCTGAGGGCACTCCCCTGCTCTCTCAGGGAACGGTGCAAGACATTACCCAACAGCGGCAGGCCGAACTAGAACGACTGCTGACCGCCCAAGCGCTGGAACAACTCAATATTGAATTGGAAGACCGAGTGACCCAGCGCACTGCCGAACTGGCGGAACGGGAAGCTCGCTACCGGGGCTTGCTGGAAGAGGCCGCCGATGCCATTTTGTTGACCGATCTTCAGGGCAACATTCTAGAAGCGAACCAGAAAGCAGAACTGTTGTTGGGCTATCCTCTGGCAGAGCTGACAACCTTGCAGGTGACCCAATTGCACCCCCCGGAAGAACTCGAGCGGGTGGGCAGTACGTTTGCCGAAATTACTCAACAACAACGCACCCAAGTTCTGGATATCACCTGCCGTCGGCGCGATGGCGGAACGGTGCCGGTGGATATTACGGCCAGTGTGATTAACCTGAAGGGAGAAGTCCTGGTACAGGGGATTTTTCGTGACATCACTGAGCGCAAACAGATTGAACTGGCCCTGCGGGAGTCTCAGCAATTCCTGCAAATGGTTCTGGATACCGTTCCCATTGCCGTTTTTTGGAAGGATCGCGCGTCTAACTATTTAGGGGCCAATCGACGCTTTCTCCAGGATGCAGGTCTCAGTTCTGTTGCAGAATTAATCGGTAAAAATGACTTTGATCTGCTCTGGGGAGCGACAGAAGCCAAAGCCTATCGTGCCGACGATTGCATGGTTATGGAAGGGGGCGAGGCCAAACTGGGCATCATCGAAACCGTTAGCAAATCCGACAATCAGATCCACTGGGCGGAGACGAATAAATTGCCTCTCCGTAATCTGGCAGGGGAGGTGGTCGGCGTTCTGGGAACGTCTCAGGATATTACCGAACGGAAAAACGCTGAAAATAGCTTACGAACCCAGTTAGCGGCAATCGAGGCGGCGGTGGACGGGATTGCCATTCTTCAGGATGACCATTTCCTGTATCTCAATTCTGCCCACGTGAAAATGTTTGGTTATGAGCAGGCAGAAGAGCTAATTGGACACAGTTGGCACATTTTGTATGGGCCTGAGGAGCTAGAGCGTTTCGATCGAGAAGTAAACCCCTCGTTATTAGCCCACCAGTCCTGGCAAGGAGAAGTCACCGCCACCCGCAAAGATGGCACCACTTTTCCTGAGCAGTTATCCCTAACTATTTCGGGGGACAATATCTTGATCTGCGTCTGCCAGGATATTAGTGCTCGCAAAGCGGCCGAACTGGCCCTGAAAGAGAGTGAAACTCGATTCCGGCGAGTGTTTGCGTCCAACGTGGTAGGGATGATGTTTACCGACTTTAGCGGTCAAATCATGGATGCGAACGATCGTTTTCTGCAGATCATTGGCCGTAGTCGCGCTGACCTAGAAGCCCATCGCATCAATTGGGCAGAGATGACTCCCCCAGAATATCTAGAAGCCGACCAGCAGGTGATGGCCCACCTACAACGCTACGGCGAGATTTCACCGTGGGAGAAAGAGTACCTGCGTCCAGATGGCAGTCGTGTCGCGGTCTTGCTCGGCATTGCCATGTTCTCTGAACGTGATAGTCGCTGTGTGTGTGTTGTACTCGACATCAGTGATCGTAAACAGGCCGAGGTCGAACGCCAGCAACTCTCCACCCGTCTAGAATTAGCAGCCAAGTCCGGCACCATTGGCATTTGGGATTGGGATATTAGCCACGATAACCTGACCTGGGATAATTCGATGTACGAACTGTATGGTATTGTCCCTCATCAATTTGACAACATTTATCAGGCCTGGTTAAGCCGGGTTCATCCCGAAGACCAACCCCGCACTCATCAGGCCATTCAGCAGGCATTAGCCGGGGAAAAAGACTACGACCCCGAGTTTCGAGTGCTACATCCCGATGGGAACCTCCGTTATATCAAGGCCTATGGTGTGGTGAACCGCGATGCCCAGGGGCAACCCCAACGGATGATTGGCGTTAACTACGACGTGACGGAACAAAAACAGGCGGCACAGGCCTTGCAGGCGGCCAAAGAGGCGGCCGAATATGCCAACCGGGCCAAAAGTGAATTTTTGGCCCTGATGAGCCATGAGATTCGTACCCCGATGAATGCCATCCTGGGCCTGACCTATCTGGCCCTCCAGGCCGAGCCGCCAGACCCCCAACAGGGGTATCTCAGCAAAATCCGAGTCGCGGCCCAGTCGCTTTTACAAATTATCAATGATATTTTAGACCTCTCTAAAATTGAAGCCGGCAAACTGGAGCTGGAATGCATTCCCTTTGACCTCGATGAAGTTTTAAACCAGCTCACCAATATCCTGGCCCTCAAGGCCCTGGAGAAAGGGATAGAGTTAGTGTTCCAAGTAGACAAAGAAGTCCCGCAACAATTAATTGGCGATTCTCTGCGGTTACGCCAAGTGCTAATGAACCTAATTGGCAATGGCATCAAATTTACAGAAGTGGGAGGGGTGCGGGTTTCGATTACCGTCATCACCGCTGGCCCAGATACGGTTAAACTCCGATTTGAGATCCAAGATACGGGCATTGGCATTGCTCCAGAGCAAATCACCAAGCTGTTCCAAGCCTTTACCCAAGCCGACCTGTCTATTACCCGCAAATACAGCGGCACGGGCCTGGGCCTGTCTATATGCAAGCGTCTAGTGACCTTAATGGGGGGAACGCTCGGTGTCGAAAGTGAAGTGAACCGGGGTAGTTGTTTCTATTTTGAGGTGACCTTGGGTTACATTCCCTCATCCCAGCTGCTCCCGGCCGTCGCAGTCTTGCCCGATTTAGAGGGCCTCAGGTCTTTGGTCGTCGATGACAATCCCCTCACCCGAGATACCTTAGAGCATATCTTAACCTCCTTTTCTTTTCGGGTCACCACGGCCAGTTCTGGGGCCGAGGCCCTGGCCTATCTGCGTCAGGCCCACGATGACCCCTACCAACTAGCTCTGATTGATTGGTCGATGCCCGAAATGGATGGTCTCCAAACCATTCGTCAGATCAAATCCGACCCCAATTTATCCGCTCTGCCCCATATTTTGATGGTAACGGCCTATCATCAGGAAGTGATTCGGCAACAACTGACCGAGCTCGGCATTAACATCCTTTTACCGAAGCCCTTCAATCGCTCTCAGTTATACAACGCTATCCTGGGAAGCTTTGGTTATGCTCCCCCTAACCCGCCTAAACAAGCCGAGGACGTGAGTACCGACCAGTACAAAACGGTCTTGCAGGGGGCCTCGGTATTGGTCGTTGAAGATAATGAGGTTAACCAACTGATTGCCCAGGAATTATTGGCAAGTGTGGGGATTCAGGTTGATCTCGCCGCATCGGGGGAAATTGCCCTGGCAAAAGTCCAAGCCCATCGTTACCAGGCCATCCTGATGGATATTCAAATGCCCAACTTGGACGGCCTGAGCACTACTCGTCGGATTCGCAATCTGAGTGTTGAGGTGGGCAACTTGGAGCAGGAGTATTTTGCGACGGTGCCTATTATCGCCATGACAGCCCATGCCATGAAGACGGATCGGGCCAAGAGCCTGGCGGCTGGCATGAACGATCATATTGCCAAACCCATTGATCCCCAAGTCTTGTTCCATATCCTGGTTAAGTGGATTGCCCCCGAAACCACCTGGGAAGATCTGCTTTCTGCCCCTGTCCCCGACCAGCCAGCGGCCCTGCCCTTCACCGTGCCCGGCCTGGCGGTGGCCACGGGCTTGGCAAGAGTTGGCGGGGATTCGGCGGTCTATGAACGTCTTTTACATCGCTTTTGCCAAAGTCATCACCCCACGCCGGAAGCGCTACAAACGGCCCTCGCTGTTGCGGATCGGGAGCAACTGGCCTACTTGGTTCATACCCTCAAAGGCTCCGCCGGTAATATTGGTGCCGAGGACTTATTTGACCAGGCCAGTTCCCTAGAAGCCAATTTAAGGAATGACGCCATCCCCCTTAGCTCCCTGGCGACGTCGGTGCTCAACTTGGCATCTCGCCTCCAAGATCTCCTGAGGGCCCTGGCCACGGTTCTGGATCAAGGGGATGATGCGGTTAGTTCCGAGGGATCGAGTCCGACCATCAGTCTCTCGGAGGTACTGTCGGTTTTGACTGAGATTTCAGATCTCCTCGAAACAGATTTGCCCGAAGGCATCGCTCGCCTTGACCACCTCCGCCAACACCGGTATGACCCTGTCCTGCAGGAGCACCTACAGGTGATCGCCGGTCATCTAGCCGAGTTTGATACGGATACTGCTCATACCCTTATACAATCACTAGTAACAGATTTAAAGACCGATAAACGATAA